In one Lolium rigidum isolate FL_2022 chromosome 3, APGP_CSIRO_Lrig_0.1, whole genome shotgun sequence genomic region, the following are encoded:
- the LOC124699081 gene encoding GDSL esterase/lipase CPRD49-like: protein MNDRPVFVLFGSSIVQYSFSNGGWGATLADIYARKADIVLRGYIAWNSRRALQVMDKVFPKDSAVQPSLVVVYLGGNDSIAPHPSGLGPHVPLEEYIDNMRKIAEHLKSLSDKTRVIFLSCPPLNEELLRKSTSTALSEIVRTNETCRLYSEACISVSKEMDIKVVDLYNAIQKRDDWATACFTDGLHLSEEGSNIVVEEILTILKEAEWDPCLHWKAMPTEFAEDSPYDLVTSSGLSTINPSEWFYHRKLSWE from the exons ATGAATGACCGGCCGGTGTTCGTGCTCTTCGGCTCCTCCATCGTGCAGTACAGCTTCAGCAACGGCGGATGGGGAGCCACCCTCGCCGACATCTACGCCCGCAAG GCTGATATTGTTCTCAGAGGGTATATTGCGTGGAACTCAAGGCGGGCTCTTCAAGTCATGGACAAAGTTTTCCCCAAG GATTCAGCAGTACAACCTAGCTTGGTAGTAGTTTACCTTGGTGGCAATGATTCGATCGCTCCCCACCCTTCCGGGCTTGGACCTCATGTGCCGCTTGAGGAGTACATAGACAACATGAGGAAGATAGCCGAGCACCTCAAGAGTCTTTCCGACAAGACTCGTGTGATCTTCCTAAGCTGCCCACCGCTCAACGAGGAGCTGCTCCGAAAATCTACAAGCACTGCGCTGAGTGAGATCGTGCGAACCAATGAAACTTGCCGTCTCTACTCTGAAGCCTGCATATCTGTATCCAAAGAGATGGACATCAAGGTGGTTGATCTTTATAACGCCATACAGAAACGAGATGACTGGGCGACGGCATGCTTTAC GGATGGGCTGCATTTATCAGAAGAGGGGAGCAATATAGTTGTGGAAGAGATCCTGACGATCCTCAAGGAGGCAGAGTGGGATCCATGCCTGCACTGGAAGGCGATGCCGACTGAGTTCGCGGAGGACTCACCCTATGACCTTGTCACCTCCAGCGGCCTATCCACCATCAACCCATCCGAGTGGTTCTACCACAGGAAATTATCATGGGAATGA